From a region of the Actinopolymorpha singaporensis genome:
- a CDS encoding LacI family DNA-binding transcriptional regulator: MPEHFLYERLYEFVLEEIAESRLRPGDRVPSETELADRFGVSRITSKRALRMLADAGVVDRRRGKGSFVSTDARRLDAVREEESPSVPAVGERAGGTGCLALLLPDASETYGLDLMCAIEERAAEHGYHLLVRRTRDSQQVEESAIRALAGGTVDGMIVFPVHGEFYNASLVRLVLDGSPLVLVDRYLPGIPACAVHTDNVAACRALTEFVLEQGHTEVAFVSPPVENTTSIEERIQGYRSALHERGAPASAERCFTGLQSTLPEPGSDGEAGADRAAIRAFLDREPAVTGFVVCEYNLAVLVREVLAEVGRWDPARYLVACFDSPWSRAAAASFPHIRQGQQEMGRRAVDLLVAQLNGEDVPRRSTVPFELVAP; encoded by the coding sequence GTGCCCGAACACTTCCTGTACGAACGCCTCTACGAGTTCGTGCTGGAGGAGATCGCGGAGAGCCGGCTGCGCCCCGGCGACCGGGTGCCGTCGGAGACCGAGCTGGCAGATCGGTTCGGGGTCAGCCGCATCACCTCCAAGCGGGCGCTGCGGATGCTTGCCGATGCCGGGGTGGTCGACCGCCGCCGCGGCAAGGGGTCGTTCGTGTCCACCGACGCACGACGCCTGGACGCCGTACGCGAAGAGGAGAGCCCGTCGGTGCCGGCCGTCGGTGAACGCGCCGGAGGTACGGGATGCCTGGCGCTGCTGCTGCCCGACGCGTCCGAGACGTACGGCCTGGACCTGATGTGTGCCATCGAGGAGCGGGCCGCCGAGCACGGCTACCACCTCCTCGTGCGGCGTACCCGCGACAGCCAGCAGGTCGAGGAGAGCGCGATCCGCGCACTCGCCGGCGGGACAGTGGACGGCATGATCGTCTTCCCGGTGCACGGGGAGTTCTACAACGCGAGCCTCGTCCGGCTCGTCCTGGACGGCTCCCCGCTGGTGCTGGTGGACCGCTACCTGCCCGGCATCCCGGCGTGCGCTGTACACACCGACAACGTGGCCGCGTGCCGGGCGCTGACGGAGTTCGTGCTGGAGCAGGGGCACACCGAGGTCGCGTTCGTCTCACCACCGGTCGAGAACACCACCAGCATCGAGGAACGCATCCAGGGTTACCGATCCGCGTTGCACGAACGTGGCGCGCCGGCCTCCGCCGAGCGTTGCTTCACCGGTCTGCAGAGCACCCTTCCCGAACCGGGCTCGGACGGGGAGGCGGGGGCCGACCGGGCCGCGATCCGCGCGTTCCTCGACCGCGAACCCGCCGTGACGGGGTTCGTCGTCTGCGAGTACAACCTGGCCGTCTTGGTGCGGGAGGTGCTGGCGGAGGTGGGCCGCTGGGATCCGGCTCGCTACCTGGTCGCCTGCTTCGACTCGCCCTGGTCGCGGGCGGCTGCCGCCTCGTTCCCCCACATCAGGCAGGGCCAGCAGGAGATGGGGCGGCGAGCGGTCGACCTTCTCGTCGCCCAACTGAACGGCGAGGACGTACCCCGCCGGTCCACCGTCCCGTTCGAGCTGGTGGCTCCGTAA
- a CDS encoding glycoside hydrolase family 76 protein — protein MSQHFSTPSRRAVLLGGVAAATTAAVGAVSTTPAYAGTVSTANLSRYARRAQASYAALQRYFYDPKTSLYLEEYPHAGGNPYSYVWPFSQAMVATQDMAGLPGVGARYAADVADRFTAVEKYWNDQTDPPGYDSYLRPPLGQGGDKFYDDNEWIGLADLQHHLMTPGGHAPSMRRAAQIFDLVVFGWDDDPTHPCPGGVFWTQAPWSHDRNTVSNAPGAEVGLRLYLITRQPRYLEWSTRMYDWTRTYMLAPNGLYWDHVDLAGNIQKTQWSYNQGVMIGAGVLLHRATGSGEYLDQAEDTAKKALAFYAENERYFTQPARFHAIFFANLLQLSTLRPDPAYREAMQWYADQSYQRFRDPKTGLYRFEGANPVTLLEQSGMVRIEAMLGWSPANYGKLT, from the coding sequence GTGAGCCAGCACTTCAGCACCCCGTCGCGACGTGCCGTCCTACTCGGCGGAGTGGCCGCGGCCACTACCGCAGCGGTCGGCGCGGTGTCCACCACTCCCGCGTACGCCGGCACTGTGTCGACGGCGAACCTGAGCCGCTACGCGCGCCGCGCGCAGGCCAGCTACGCCGCGTTGCAGCGGTACTTCTACGACCCGAAGACCTCGCTCTACCTGGAGGAGTACCCGCACGCAGGCGGCAACCCGTACTCCTATGTCTGGCCCTTCTCCCAGGCGATGGTCGCGACCCAGGACATGGCCGGGCTTCCCGGAGTGGGTGCGAGGTATGCCGCCGACGTGGCGGACCGGTTCACGGCGGTGGAGAAGTACTGGAACGACCAGACCGACCCGCCCGGCTACGACTCCTACCTTCGTCCGCCGCTCGGCCAGGGCGGTGACAAGTTCTACGACGACAACGAGTGGATCGGCCTGGCCGACCTGCAGCATCACCTGATGACGCCGGGCGGGCACGCGCCCTCCATGCGTCGCGCGGCACAGATTTTCGACCTGGTGGTGTTCGGCTGGGACGACGACCCGACGCACCCGTGTCCCGGCGGGGTCTTCTGGACACAGGCACCCTGGAGCCATGACCGCAACACCGTCTCCAACGCGCCCGGTGCCGAGGTGGGCCTCCGCCTGTACCTCATCACCAGGCAGCCGCGCTACCTCGAGTGGTCCACCCGGATGTACGACTGGACGCGGACCTACATGCTGGCACCGAACGGTCTGTACTGGGACCACGTCGATCTCGCCGGCAACATCCAGAAGACGCAGTGGTCCTACAACCAGGGCGTCATGATCGGTGCCGGCGTCCTGCTGCACCGCGCGACCGGTAGCGGCGAGTACCTCGACCAGGCCGAGGACACCGCGAAGAAGGCACTCGCGTTCTACGCCGAGAACGAGCGCTACTTCACCCAGCCCGCGCGGTTCCACGCGATCTTCTTCGCCAACCTGCTGCAGCTGTCGACACTTCGCCCGGACCCGGCGTACCGCGAGGCGATGCAGTGGTACGCCGACCAGTCGTACCAGCGGTTCCGCGACCCGAAGACCGGTCTCTACAGGTTCGAGGGCGCCAACCCGGTCACCCTGCTGGAGCAGTCGGGCATGGTGCGCATCGAGGCGATGCTCGGCTGGTCGCCCGCCAACTACGGCAAGCTGACCTGA
- a CDS encoding 2'-5' RNA ligase family protein yields the protein MPPTQLPPTQLPPTRLPPESAVIVPVPEAEPAVGHLRSRLDPAAAEGVPAHVTVLYPFVPPALIDARVLAKAGEAVRTVPSFRARFTSVEWFGDQVVWLSPEPARAFAELIIAVCERFPEYPPYGGVHAEVVPHLTVGDGAPTAELRRAAELVRGHLPISTEVATAHVICGSSEPGSWHTIAELPLGRR from the coding sequence ATGCCACCGACTCAGCTGCCGCCGACTCAGCTGCCACCGACTCGGCTGCCGCCGGAGAGCGCGGTGATCGTGCCGGTGCCCGAGGCGGAGCCTGCCGTGGGGCACCTCCGGTCACGGCTGGACCCAGCCGCCGCCGAGGGAGTGCCCGCGCACGTGACGGTCCTCTACCCGTTCGTCCCTCCGGCCCTGATCGATGCAAGGGTGCTGGCCAAGGCGGGCGAGGCGGTCCGCACGGTTCCGTCCTTCCGGGCTCGTTTCACGAGTGTCGAGTGGTTCGGGGACCAGGTGGTGTGGCTGTCCCCCGAGCCTGCCCGGGCGTTCGCCGAGTTGATCATCGCGGTGTGCGAACGCTTCCCGGAGTACCCGCCGTACGGCGGGGTCCACGCCGAGGTGGTGCCGCACCTGACCGTCGGCGACGGTGCTCCGACAGCCGAACTCCGCCGGGCCGCGGAGCTCGTGCGTGGCCACCTTCCGATCAGTACGGAGGTGGCCACGGCGCACGTCATCTGCGGATCGTCCGAGCCGGGTTCGTGGCACACCATCGCAGAACTCCCCCTCGGCCGACGCTGA
- a CDS encoding histidine phosphatase family protein yields the protein MSLIFARHGESHANLLNVFANREPSHPLTDRGREQAVALARRLAGRTIVGRPMGDRTSGDHFTVGRIHTSPLLRAVQTARILGHELGVPVVVSDALREYDVGSYEGSGDPAHWREYDEVLEAWLVRNEADRRVGGGENLHEIRARFRSFVDELGTRAGNTVLVGHGGLYRCALPGVLSNVTPRWALAHPLANTETVTARPHRGRLVAVAWGDLDVGPDGVLDELRPPDGS from the coding sequence GTGAGCCTGATCTTCGCCCGCCACGGGGAGAGCCACGCGAACCTGCTGAACGTCTTCGCCAACCGCGAGCCGAGTCACCCGCTGACCGACCGCGGGCGCGAGCAGGCAGTCGCGCTCGCGCGTCGGCTGGCGGGCCGGACCATAGTGGGCCGGCCCATGGGGGACCGGACCTCGGGGGACCACTTCACGGTGGGCCGCATCCACACGAGCCCGTTGCTGCGGGCCGTGCAGACGGCGCGGATCCTGGGTCACGAACTCGGTGTGCCCGTCGTCGTCTCCGACGCGCTGCGCGAGTACGACGTCGGCTCGTACGAGGGAAGCGGCGATCCCGCGCACTGGCGTGAGTACGACGAGGTGCTGGAGGCCTGGCTGGTGCGCAACGAGGCAGACCGCCGGGTGGGCGGGGGCGAGAACCTGCACGAGATCCGGGCGCGGTTCCGGTCGTTCGTCGACGAGTTGGGCACCCGGGCGGGTAACACGGTCCTGGTCGGGCACGGCGGGTTGTATCGCTGCGCACTTCCCGGCGTACTCTCGAACGTCACCCCGCGCTGGGCCCTCGCGCATCCGCTCGCCAACACCGAGACGGTGACGGCGCGGCCGCATCGGGGCAGGCTGGTCGCCGTCGCGTGGGGAGACCTCGACGTCGGACCGGACGGCGTACTCGACGAACTCCGGCCACCCGACGGCTCGTGA
- a CDS encoding glycoside hydrolase family 3 C-terminal domain-containing protein — MDVPVEELRDRLGPDVEVVFAAGYGLGGDADGADADGPGDEDARLRAEAVRVARAADRVVVFFGLPAAEESEGFDRTHLDLPAGQLRLLAALRESTDHPLTVVLSNGSAVRTSTWDGDADAILESWLSGQAAGGAVADLLTGRANPSGKLAETIPIRLEDNSSFLNFPGDSGVVRYSEGVFVGYRGHDRSAQEVSYPFGHGLSYTTFDVGGLSVRTSGSVAGDDLAVEVSVTVRNTGPVAGAEVVQVYVRDPECSVDRPVRELKGFAKVALEPGEGRTATMTLDRRAFAYWSIRHHDWVVEAGDFEVAVGTS; from the coding sequence GTGGACGTACCGGTCGAGGAGCTGCGCGACCGGCTCGGCCCGGACGTCGAGGTCGTCTTCGCGGCGGGATACGGCCTCGGCGGCGACGCGGACGGGGCCGATGCCGACGGGCCGGGGGACGAGGACGCGCGGCTGCGGGCAGAGGCCGTGCGAGTGGCCCGCGCCGCCGACCGGGTGGTGGTGTTCTTCGGCCTGCCGGCCGCCGAGGAGTCCGAGGGCTTCGACCGTACGCACCTGGACCTGCCGGCCGGCCAGCTGAGGCTCCTGGCGGCGCTGCGGGAGTCGACCGACCACCCGCTGACCGTGGTGCTGTCCAACGGCTCCGCCGTGCGCACCTCCACCTGGGACGGCGACGCCGACGCGATCCTGGAGAGCTGGCTGTCCGGACAGGCCGCGGGCGGCGCCGTCGCCGACCTCCTCACCGGCCGGGCCAACCCGTCGGGGAAGCTGGCCGAGACGATTCCCATACGCCTGGAGGACAACTCGTCGTTCCTCAACTTCCCCGGCGACAGCGGCGTGGTGCGGTACAGCGAAGGTGTGTTCGTCGGCTACCGCGGCCACGACCGCTCCGCGCAGGAGGTCAGCTACCCGTTCGGGCACGGCCTGTCGTACACCACGTTCGACGTCGGCGGCCTGTCGGTGCGCACCAGCGGCTCCGTGGCCGGTGACGACCTGGCGGTCGAGGTGTCGGTGACCGTGAGGAACACCGGCCCGGTCGCGGGCGCGGAGGTCGTCCAGGTCTACGTACGGGACCCGGAGTGCTCGGTCGACCGGCCGGTGCGGGAGCTGAAGGGATTCGCCAAGGTCGCGCTGGAGCCCGGCGAGGGCCGTACGGCCACGATGACGCTGGACCGGCGGGCGTTCGCGTACTGGTCGATCCGCCACCACGACTGGGTGGTCGAGGCGGGCGACTTCGAGGTCGCGGTCGGCACGTCCTAA
- a CDS encoding VOC family protein, with amino-acid sequence MASRLNPYISFPGNAREAMEFYKQVFGGNLTMSTFGEFGTPDAAGADKIMHAMLETDNGFTLMGADNPPGMEHQPGNNITVSLSGDDADTLRGYWQQLSDGGHVAVPLEKQMWGDEFGMCTDRFGIPWMVNIAGG; translated from the coding sequence ATGGCCTCTCGACTCAACCCCTACATCAGCTTCCCCGGCAACGCCCGGGAAGCCATGGAGTTCTACAAGCAGGTCTTCGGTGGCAATCTCACCATGAGCACCTTCGGTGAGTTCGGTACGCCGGACGCAGCGGGCGCCGACAAGATCATGCACGCCATGTTGGAGACCGACAACGGCTTCACCCTGATGGGCGCGGACAACCCTCCTGGCATGGAGCACCAGCCGGGTAACAACATCACGGTGAGCCTGAGTGGAGACGACGCCGACACCCTGCGTGGCTACTGGCAGCAGCTGTCCGACGGAGGCCATGTGGCGGTCCCCTTGGAGAAGCAGATGTGGGGCGACGAGTTCGGCATGTGCACCGACCGGTTCGGCATTCCGTGGATGGTCAACATCGCCGGTGGCTGA
- a CDS encoding SDR family oxidoreductase produces the protein MSHSEGTNQAATESGESGPDRPVALVTGVGRTVGIGAGIARQLAESGWDIAFTYWTPYDQRMSWGAEAGATHAISDDLAGRGAATAAIEADLSDPDAPAAVFDEAESRLGGVTALVMCHCESVDSGLLDTTVESFDRHFAVNARATWLLIREYGRRFAGVPGTGRIVSLTSDHTVGNLPYGASKGALDRITLAAAHEFAHLGVTANVVNPGPVDTGWMSDELRAACVTQTPLGRLGTPQDTANLVEFLCSPRGQWVNGQLLLSNGGSA, from the coding sequence ATGAGCCACAGCGAAGGAACCAACCAGGCGGCCACAGAGTCCGGCGAGTCCGGACCGGACCGCCCGGTGGCGCTGGTCACCGGCGTCGGCCGGACCGTCGGCATCGGCGCGGGCATCGCCCGCCAACTCGCCGAATCGGGCTGGGACATCGCGTTCACGTACTGGACTCCCTACGACCAGCGCATGTCGTGGGGCGCCGAGGCCGGCGCGACGCACGCGATCAGCGACGACCTCGCTGGGCGCGGTGCGGCCACGGCGGCCATCGAGGCCGACCTGTCCGACCCGGACGCTCCGGCAGCGGTGTTCGACGAGGCCGAGAGCCGGCTGGGTGGCGTCACCGCCCTGGTGATGTGCCACTGCGAGTCCGTCGACTCCGGGTTGCTCGACACCACCGTCGAGAGCTTCGACCGGCACTTCGCGGTCAACGCGCGCGCCACCTGGCTGCTGATCCGGGAGTACGGACGGCGCTTCGCCGGGGTGCCCGGCACCGGCCGGATCGTGAGTCTGACCAGCGACCACACGGTCGGCAACCTGCCCTACGGCGCGAGCAAGGGCGCACTGGACCGGATCACGCTGGCCGCTGCCCACGAGTTCGCCCACCTCGGCGTCACCGCCAACGTCGTCAATCCCGGCCCGGTGGACACCGGCTGGATGAGTGACGAACTGCGGGCGGCCTGCGTCACGCAGACGCCGCTCGGCCGACTCGGCACGCCCCAGGACACGGCGAATCTCGTCGAGTTCCTCTGCTCGCCGCGCGGGCAGTGGGTCAACGGCCAACTGCTGCTGAGCAACGGCGGATCCGCCTAG
- a CDS encoding haloacid dehalogenase type II: MAELEIDALVFDVLGTLVDEPAGLRAGIGELDPSLEDSRLEQLLAQWQQHIEREQRRVLDGDRAYVTTEVLDEEAARLVADTAGVEDPAAVARLARSGRRLPPWPDTVAGLAALAERFALVGLSNASRTALLELNAHAGLRWHQALSAEDAHTYKPNPAVYQVAVTVSGRPPERLLMVAAHAWDLRGAQRLGLRTAYVARPVGDPPSPSDRFDVYADDLADLARQLGERSSTARQPAPHRLVQRRTR; the protein is encoded by the coding sequence ATGGCTGAACTGGAGATCGACGCCCTCGTGTTCGACGTACTCGGCACGCTCGTCGACGAGCCTGCCGGTCTCCGCGCGGGAATCGGTGAGCTCGACCCGTCGCTGGAGGACTCCAGGCTCGAGCAGCTCCTGGCGCAGTGGCAGCAGCACATCGAACGCGAACAGCGGCGGGTGCTCGACGGCGACCGGGCCTACGTCACCACCGAGGTCCTCGACGAGGAGGCCGCCCGGCTGGTCGCCGACACAGCCGGAGTCGAGGACCCGGCCGCGGTGGCGAGACTGGCCCGGTCGGGTCGCCGGCTTCCGCCGTGGCCCGACACCGTGGCGGGGCTTGCCGCGCTCGCCGAGCGGTTTGCGCTGGTCGGGCTGTCAAACGCGAGCCGTACGGCGCTGCTGGAACTCAACGCACACGCCGGACTGCGCTGGCACCAGGCCTTGTCCGCCGAGGACGCCCACACCTACAAGCCGAACCCGGCGGTCTACCAGGTGGCCGTCACCGTCTCCGGTCGGCCCCCGGAGCGGCTGCTGATGGTGGCCGCGCATGCCTGGGACCTGCGGGGTGCGCAGCGGCTCGGCCTGCGCACCGCCTACGTCGCCCGCCCCGTCGGCGACCCGCCCTCGCCGTCGGACCGGTTCGACGTGTACGCCGACGACCTGGCCGACCTGGCCCGCCAGCTCGGCGAACGGTCGTCGACCGCCCGCCAGCCCGCACCGCACCGACTGGTTCAACGACGGACGCGATAG
- a CDS encoding CPBP family intramembrane glutamic endopeptidase, with protein sequence MPELEHSSLATASDRPSMARPRRAVGAGLCILALGACAIVPLRPEDPTRSGVLVAAAAVVIGAAVLLRSAEAIRTSLFIGPLLGCFAIGALGDLPPAVTTVLVSVLPLTCLLLVGRSAALHPAAHWLRPGVVTREAPWLGLATVLLSGAALTVWALVVRPEPAEYLRELQRLPLWLAILGIAGFAVVNPVWEELLFRGVLLSELAAVWGARAGVVLQAALFGVAHFAGFPSGVVGMIMAGSWGFALGVMRLRSGGVLIPYLVHVAANLVIGTVAVLVLR encoded by the coding sequence GTGCCTGAACTGGAGCACTCGTCACTGGCCACAGCATCTGATCGTCCGAGCATGGCTCGCCCGCGCCGGGCGGTGGGCGCAGGGCTGTGCATCCTCGCACTGGGCGCCTGTGCGATCGTTCCCCTCCGTCCGGAGGACCCCACGCGTTCTGGTGTCTTGGTTGCGGCCGCGGCAGTGGTGATCGGGGCAGCAGTTCTCCTGCGGTCCGCGGAGGCGATCCGCACATCGCTCTTCATCGGTCCACTCCTCGGCTGCTTCGCGATCGGCGCGCTCGGCGATCTACCTCCCGCCGTCACCACCGTTCTGGTGAGTGTGCTTCCTTTGACGTGTCTACTACTCGTCGGCCGAAGTGCCGCACTGCATCCGGCGGCTCATTGGCTGAGGCCGGGAGTCGTGACGCGGGAGGCCCCGTGGCTCGGTCTGGCCACCGTGCTGCTCAGTGGGGCGGCCCTCACGGTGTGGGCACTCGTGGTGCGCCCCGAACCCGCCGAGTACCTTCGTGAACTACAGCGGCTTCCACTGTGGCTGGCTATCTTGGGCATCGCTGGATTCGCCGTGGTCAATCCGGTGTGGGAGGAGTTGCTCTTCCGGGGGGTGCTGCTGAGCGAACTTGCCGCTGTGTGGGGCGCCCGGGCGGGGGTCGTTCTGCAAGCAGCGCTGTTCGGGGTGGCGCACTTCGCAGGCTTTCCATCCGGTGTGGTGGGCATGATCATGGCGGGAAGCTGGGGATTCGCCCTGGGGGTGATGCGCTTACGCAGCGGCGGGGTTCTCATTCCTTACCTGGTTCATGTGGCCGCCAATCTGGTGATCGGAACAGTTGCAGTCCTGGTCCTGCGCTGA
- a CDS encoding ThuA domain-containing protein, translating to MTRLLVFSRTAGYRHESIEAGVAALRDLAAEASVHLDHTESGDAFTSANLSGYAAVVWLQTSGTGLLDAAQRQAYEEFTADGGGFAGIHVASDAERDWPLYGRLVGARFTSHPRELQTARIQVERTDDPSTKPLPTPWSWHEEWYAFDTNPRGSVEILATVNEDDYDVGSSGMGPDHPICWRTEVGRAKAWYTSLGHLPVAYEDETFRAHLWGGVSSVLR from the coding sequence ATGACCAGGCTGTTGGTGTTCTCGCGTACGGCCGGATACCGGCACGAGTCCATCGAGGCGGGGGTCGCCGCGCTGCGCGACCTCGCCGCGGAGGCGTCGGTCCACCTCGACCACACCGAGTCCGGTGACGCGTTCACGTCCGCCAACCTGAGCGGGTACGCGGCGGTGGTCTGGCTGCAGACCTCCGGGACCGGTCTGCTGGACGCCGCCCAGCGGCAGGCGTACGAGGAGTTCACCGCGGACGGCGGAGGTTTCGCCGGGATCCACGTGGCTTCGGACGCCGAGCGCGACTGGCCTCTCTACGGCCGACTTGTCGGCGCCCGCTTCACCTCCCACCCACGGGAGCTGCAGACCGCGCGCATCCAGGTCGAACGCACCGACGACCCCTCCACCAAGCCGTTGCCCACGCCGTGGTCCTGGCACGAGGAGTGGTACGCGTTCGACACCAACCCGCGGGGAAGCGTCGAGATCCTGGCCACCGTGAACGAGGACGACTACGACGTCGGCTCCTCCGGCATGGGGCCCGACCACCCGATCTGCTGGCGAACCGAGGTGGGCCGGGCGAAGGCGTGGTACACCTCGCTCGGGCACCTGCCCGTGGCGTACGAGGACGAGACGTTCCGCGCCCACCTGTGGGGCGGGGTCTCCAGCGTCCTGCGCTGA
- a CDS encoding VOC family protein, whose product MELTLQLVIDCADPQRLVAFWSEALGYVPEPPPGSHATWREYWAAMGVPEEELPPGAGDTPESIVDPAGRGPRVWFQQVPERKAAKNRIHLDLKVGGGRDVPLAVRRQRVSTTVERLVEAGATVLRVTDEPGMGHYAVLLQDPEGNEFDVV is encoded by the coding sequence ATGGAACTCACGCTGCAACTGGTGATCGACTGTGCCGACCCGCAGAGACTGGTGGCGTTCTGGAGCGAGGCTCTGGGTTACGTACCCGAGCCTCCACCCGGTAGCCATGCGACGTGGCGGGAGTACTGGGCAGCCATGGGGGTGCCCGAGGAGGAGCTGCCCCCGGGTGCGGGCGACACCCCCGAGTCGATCGTCGATCCGGCAGGACGAGGGCCCCGGGTGTGGTTCCAGCAGGTACCGGAACGCAAGGCCGCCAAGAACCGCATCCACCTCGACCTGAAGGTCGGCGGCGGGCGCGACGTCCCGCTGGCGGTCCGCAGGCAGCGGGTGAGCACCACGGTCGAGAGGCTGGTCGAAGCCGGCGCCACCGTACTTCGGGTCACGGACGAGCCGGGCATGGGGCACTACGCCGTCCTGCTGCAGGACCCGGAAGGCAACGAGTTCGACGTTGTCTAG
- a CDS encoding MarR family winged helix-turn-helix transcriptional regulator — translation MSERRTGRRRVLEQRGGNVVLDLFVLHQHLGGLLAAALEPTGVTPAQYAVYGQLGQRDQTPSELGRTLGLPLPTLSGYLAAMDRRGDIARTRSDRDGRSHVVALTEAGRARLEDCRPRMRKVVAALNAELGGRDAAEGVRDVLAGLDDAIRAVITA, via the coding sequence GTGAGTGAGCGCCGGACCGGGCGGCGGCGCGTTCTGGAACAGCGCGGCGGCAACGTCGTCCTCGACCTGTTCGTGCTGCACCAGCACCTCGGCGGCCTGCTCGCGGCGGCGCTGGAGCCGACCGGCGTGACGCCCGCGCAGTACGCGGTGTACGGACAGCTCGGGCAACGTGACCAGACCCCGAGTGAGCTCGGCCGCACGCTCGGACTGCCGTTGCCCACACTGTCGGGCTACCTCGCCGCGATGGACCGCCGCGGCGACATCGCCCGCACCCGCAGTGATCGCGACGGGCGTTCCCACGTCGTCGCGCTGACCGAGGCGGGCCGAGCGCGCCTGGAGGACTGCCGGCCGAGGATGCGGAAGGTGGTGGCCGCACTGAACGCCGAACTCGGCGGCCGGGATGCCGCCGAGGGCGTACGGGACGTGCTCGCCGGGCTGGACGACGCCATCCGGGCCGTCATCACGGCCTAG
- a CDS encoding MFS transporter has product MSFFDGFLDTRPLRSSPAFRRLWVGTTLSRLGGQLTMVAVLYQMWELTGSPAAVGLLGLVQAVPMVVFGLVGGSLADACDRRRLVLVTTAVQLVLAGLLAVQAFTELRSYAVLLVLVAAQSAGGALGAPARRTFVPRLLPTEQVTAGVALFHVSFQLAMLGGPALGGLVIAHAGVGVCYLVDAVAFLAALYGVRGLPAMRPVGTAARPGIRTVWEGWRFVASRPALGGAFLTDVFATVLAMPVALFPVVNSERFGGRPETLGLFFTAIAVGGVCAGAVSGRVTRSGRPGVVMLVTAGVWGVGLAGFGLAPYLWLGLGCLAVAGAADTFSVISRGSIVQLATPDSHRGRVSAVEHVIGASGPDVGNFRGGLVGDLTSATFALVVGGVMCVAGVAGVAATNRSLRTFTSTAEVPEVPDESDEGLRAAV; this is encoded by the coding sequence GTGAGCTTCTTCGACGGGTTCCTGGACACCCGGCCGCTGCGGTCCAGTCCAGCGTTCCGCCGCCTGTGGGTGGGCACCACGCTGTCCCGGCTCGGCGGGCAGCTGACCATGGTGGCGGTGCTCTACCAAATGTGGGAGCTGACCGGCAGTCCGGCGGCCGTCGGGCTGCTCGGCCTCGTCCAGGCCGTGCCGATGGTGGTGTTCGGACTGGTCGGCGGGTCGCTGGCGGACGCGTGCGACCGCCGCCGCCTCGTCCTGGTCACGACCGCCGTGCAGCTGGTGCTCGCCGGGCTGCTGGCGGTGCAGGCGTTCACCGAACTGCGTTCATACGCCGTCCTGCTGGTCCTCGTGGCGGCGCAGAGCGCGGGTGGTGCGCTGGGCGCGCCGGCGCGGCGTACCTTCGTCCCGCGGTTGCTGCCCACCGAACAGGTGACCGCAGGTGTGGCGTTGTTCCATGTCAGCTTCCAGCTCGCCATGCTCGGTGGGCCGGCGCTGGGCGGCCTGGTCATCGCGCACGCCGGGGTGGGCGTCTGTTACCTGGTGGACGCGGTCGCCTTCCTCGCCGCGCTGTACGGCGTGCGTGGGTTGCCGGCGATGCGACCGGTGGGCACCGCCGCTCGCCCCGGCATCCGTACCGTCTGGGAGGGCTGGCGGTTCGTCGCGAGCAGGCCGGCGTTGGGTGGCGCGTTCCTCACCGACGTCTTCGCCACCGTGCTGGCCATGCCGGTCGCGTTGTTCCCGGTGGTCAACTCCGAGCGGTTCGGTGGCCGGCCGGAGACGCTGGGGCTGTTCTTCACCGCGATCGCGGTGGGCGGGGTGTGTGCGGGGGCGGTGTCGGGGCGCGTCACGCGGTCCGGCCGGCCGGGCGTGGTGATGCTGGTGACCGCGGGGGTGTGGGGCGTGGGCCTGGCGGGGTTCGGGCTCGCGCCGTATCTCTGGCTCGGGCTCGGCTGCCTGGCGGTGGCCGGCGCGGCGGACACCTTCTCGGTGATCTCGCGTGGATCGATCGTGCAGCTCGCGACCCCCGACTCCCACCGCGGTCGGGTCAGCGCCGTCGAGCATGTCATCGGGGCTTCCGGGCCCGACGTGGGCAACTTCCGGGGCGGCCTCGTGGGCGACCTGACCTCGGCGACGTTCGCCCTCGTCGTGGGCGGGGTGATGTGTGTGGCCGGAGTGGCGGGGGTCGCCGCCACCAACCGGAGCCTGCGGACCTTCACCTCGACGGCCGAGGTACCCGAGGTGCCCGATGAGTCCGACGAGGGGTTGCGCGCAGCCGTGTGA